The window TCTACAGCTGCAATGAAAAAAATCTTTACTAAAAAATAATGTGACCCCAGAAAGCCAGATAGAGATGGGTAAattactgtagcataggctatgcatcagcaaatgtaggcctacctgtcacaagaaGAAAACGTTACCATGATAGGTCTAAGTGCATTGGTAACTCACTCCACCCGGagatgggccgtctgtcccccCCGCCCGGagatgggccgtctgtcccccCCGCCCGGagatgggccgtctgtcccccCCGCCCGGagatgggccgtctgtcccccCCGCCCGGagatgggccgtctgtcccccCGCCCGGagatgggccgtctgtcccccCGCCCGGagatgggccgtctgtcccccCCGCCCGGagatgggccgtctgtcccccCGCCCGGagatgggccgtctgtcccccCGCCCGGagatgggccgtctgtcccccCGCCCGGagatgggccgtctgtcccccCGCCCGGagatgggccgtctgtcccccCGCCCGGagatgggccgtctgtcccccCGCCCGGagatgggccgtctgtcccccCGCCCGGagatgggccgtctgtcccccCGCCCGGagatgggccgtctgtcccccCGCCCGGAGATGGGCCGTCTGCCCCCCCGCCCGGAGATGGGCCGTCTGCCCCCCCGCCCGGAGATGGAGCGTTTATGATTCATCATGTAAagaagccagatttagacattGCATATCATATAACATTTCCTTTTCACGACATGctgttcttttttttaaataattctcGGTTATTTATCCTGGGTAAAGGGAGTGATTTGGGGTGGTAAATCTCAGTAGCTGTGTTCCCACCCTTCAACCTTAGTACACATAAGCAGGACTGCAAAGTATCACAACTATGGCAGCAGCATAGCCATACAGCCGGtacacggggcggcagggtagcctagtggttagagagttggactagtaaccgaaaggttgcaagttcgaatccctgagctgacaaggtacaaatctgtcgttctgcccctgaacaggcagttaacgcactgttcctaggccgtcattgaaaataagaatttgttcttaactgacttgcctggttaaataaaggtaaaataaaaaatatataaaaaaataatgttGTAATAACATATTTGTCCTTCCCTTCTGTGTCTAGTGGGTGAGGTGTCTGCCGTTCCCAACACAGCAGAGTCTGCAGCTCTCCCCGCGGTCCCACCTGTAGAAGAGCCTGCTTTCGTCCCAGTCCCTACTGTAGCAGACCCCGTACCCGTCCCAGTCTCTACTATAGCAGACCCCGTCCCAGTCTCTACTGTAGCAGACCCCGTCCCAGTCTCTACTATAGCAGACCCCGTCCCAGTCTCTACTATAGCAGACCCCGTACCCGTCTCTACTGCAGCAGAGGGGGTGTCGTCTCAGTGTGACATGGCTGAGGAGCTGAGCCGCCAGCTGGAGGACATCCTCAACACCTACTGTCTGGAGGACAACGGGGAAGACGGGGTTAACCTGCCCAACGGCCAATCACATGGCCCTGTGCTCAACGGCTTGGCCAATGAGAAGGAGCTGGACGTGAAGCCAGAGGATGTCAAAGTGAACGCCTGCGGAGCGGAGAAGGAGAAGGCAAAGACTCAGGACAAGAAGAAGGTGAAGGGTCTGGGTAAGGACTGGTTCTGTTGCTCTGTCTGAAATCAACCCCTAGGGTGTATTCCTAGGTGCTTGTCGTTGGATCCTGGTCCAGAAGAACAGTATGGAGCTCTTACCCATCCATATTGGTCACTAAAATATCTAGCTGTCATCCATCAGATTCCTTTATTCATACAGGTGGTGGCTAGGGGCTTAGGACCGGACAGCTTCCCCTTGTGTGTTGCTGGGTCCCTGTTGTGATGAGGTGGTGTTGCGCTgaatgttcccccccccccccccccccccgtccccgtcCTGTGTGTTGCAGGTAAAGAGATCACCCTGCTGATGCAGACCCTGAATACTCTGAGTACACCAGAGGAGAAACTGGCAGGCCTCTGTAAGAAGTATGCTGATCTGGTTAGTAGTGACTCTAATAAAGTctctggtgtggtgtgtgtgtgtgtgtgtgtgtgtgtgtgtgtgtgtgtgtgtgtgttgctcaaaGGCTGTTGGTTTAGTAAATGATCTTTTTTATTTGTTTCATTTTAGCAGCCCTCTTTTTATATCTAGCCTCCATCTGTGTATCAGCCAGtttgtctcctctgtctgtctgtctggtcatcATGGGCAGGGCGGCTCAACGTAGGCTGACCTTCCATGTGGGAAGGAGTCGTGGATTTATTGCTGATTTCTGAATGTGCGATGCAGTGCATCACACATTCCACCCACCCTCCAGCctgatggagggggagggaggctggctgatggagggggagggaggctggctgatggagggggagggaggctggctgatggagggggagggaggctggctgatggaaggggagggaggctggctgatggagggggagggagaggctggctgatggagggggggggagaggctggctgatggagggaggctggctgatggagggaggctggctgatggagggaggctggctgacggagggggagggaggctggctgatggagggggagggaggctggctgacggagggggagggaggctggctgacggagggggagggaggctggctgacggagggggagggaggctggctgacggagggggagggaggctggctgacggagggggagggaggctggctgacggagggggagggaggctggctgacggagggggagggaggctggctgacggagggggagggaggctggctgacggagggggagggaggctggctgacggagggggagggaggctggctgacgGAGGGGGAGGGATGCTGGCTGACGGAGGGGGAGGGATGCTGGCTGACGGAGGGGGAGGGATGCTGGCTgacggagggggagggaggctggctgacggagggggagggaggctggctgacggagggaggctggctgacggagggaggctggctgacggagggaggctggctgacggagggaggctggctgatgGAGGGTCTTTACTGGACAAGGACATGGCTAACACACCCTTGGCAGCCTTGTTTGTCTCATTGGAGTTTTAATGTTTTATTATTAGTTCAACATTTTAATAGTGTTTTTATCAATTAaactctcatttctctctctgtgtgtgtgtgcagctggaGGAGCAGCGGAACAGTCAGAAGCAAATGCGGGTCCTACAGAAGAAACAGTCTCAGCTGGTGCAGGAGACAGACCACCTAAAGAAGGAACACAGCAAGGCTATCCTGGCACGCAGCAAACTGGAGTCACTCTGTAGGGAGCTGCAGAGACACAACCGCACACTCAAGGTTGGCAGGATTCCCCAACTGGTGGCACCCAGGCCGAATTTGGCCCCGGGTGATATTGATTTGGGCCCCCCAAAGTTTACCGAGCTGtgaatctgttccaaagtattcccacgcataatagagagatctGATCGTATACAAATATATAAGCAAGGTAtgaaattatgttttagtcaaacatctgtttgggcttcttgcagttcaatttgcagtctacaaattattcaAAATTATGTTCCGGTCCCTtgaccatctgctcaagaaaaaaAATCGCCCCTTGGCTGAATCTAGGTAATGATCCCTGAGGTAAAGGACAATGAAGCTGTAcctttttcacactactgagccaaacCGGGCTGAGCTTGAATGTGCTGGCCACCATTATTGTTTGAACACTGCTGGAAAGGACGGGCCAGCACAGTGTGGCGTATGTCGGTATTCAGGCCAGCACAGTGTGGCGTAAGTCGGGTATTCAGGCCAGCACAGTGTGGCGTAAGTCGGTATTCAGGCCAGCACAGTGTGGCGTAAGTCGGTATTCAGGCCAGCACAGTGTGGCGTAAGTCGGTATTCAGGCCAGCACAGTGTGGCGTAAGTCGGTATTCAGGCCAGCACAGTGTGGCGTAAGTCGGTATTCAGGCCAGCACAGTGTGGCGTAAGTCGGTATTCAGGCCAGCACGGTGTGGCGTAAGTCGGTATTCAGGCCAGCACGGTGTGGCGTAAGTCGGTATTCAGGCCAGCACGGTGTGGCGTAAGTCGGTATTCAGGCCAGCACGGTGTGGCGTAAGTCGGTATTCAGGCCAGCACGGTGTGGCGTAAGTCGGTATTCAGGCCAGCACGGTGTGGCGTAAGTCGGTATTCAGGCCAGCACGGTGTGGCGTAAGTCGGTATTCAGGCCAGCACGGTGTGGCGTAAGTCGGTATTCAGGCCAGCACGGTGTGGCGTAAGTCGGTATTCAGGCCAGCACGGTGTGGCGTAAGTCGGTATTCAGGCCAGCACGGTGTGGCGTAAGTCGGTATTCAGGCCAGCACGGTGTGGCGTAAGTCGGTATTCAGGCCAGCACGGTGTGGCGTAAGTCGGTATTCAGGCCAGCACGGTGTGGCGTAAGTCGGTATTCAGGCCAGCACGGTGTGGCGTAAGTCGGTATTCAGGCCAGCACGGTGTGGCGTAAGTCGGTATTCAGGCCAGCACGGTGTGGCGTAAGTCGGTATTCAGGCCAGCACGGTGTGGCGTAAGTCGGTATTCAGGCCAGCACGGTGTGGCGTAAGTCGGTATTCAGGCCAGCACGGTGTGGCGTAAGTCGGTATTCAGGCCAGCACGGTGTGGCGTAAGTCGGTATTCAGGCCAGCACGGTGTGGCGTAAGTCGGTATTCAGGCCAGCACGGTGTGGCGTAAGTCGGTATTCAGGCCAGCACGGTGTGGCGTAAGTCGGTATTCAGGCCAGCACGGTGTGGCGTAAGTCGGTATTCAGGCCAGCACGGTGTGGCGTAAGTCGGTATTCAGGCCAGCACGGTGTGGCGTAAGTCGGTATTCAGGCCAGCACGGTGTGGCGTAAGTCGGTATTCAGGCCAGCACGGTGTGGCGTAAGTCGGTATTCAGGCCAGCACGGTGTGGCGTAAGTCGGTATTCAGGCCAGCACGGTGTGGCGTAAGTCGGTATTCAGGCCAGCACGGTGTGGCGTAAGTCGGTATTCAGGCCAGCACGGTGTGGCGTAAGTCGGTATTCAGGCCAGCACGGTGTGGCGTAAGTCGGTATTCAGGCCAGCACGGTGTGGCGTAAGTCGGTATTCAGGCCAGCACGGTGTGGCGTAAGTCGGTATTCAGGCCAGCACGGTGTGGCGTAAGTCGGTATTCAGGCCAGCACGGTGTGGCGTAAGTCGGTATTCAGGCCAGCACGGTGTGGCGTAAGTCGGTATTCAGGCCAGCACGGTGTGGCGTAAGTCGGTATTCAGGCCAGCACGGTGTGGCGTAAGTCGGTATTCAGGCCAGCACGGTGTGGCGTAAGTCGGTATTCAGGCCAGCACGGTGTGGCGTAAGTCGGTATTCAGGCCAGCACGGTGTGGCGTAAGTCGGTATTCAGGCCAGCACGGTGTGGCGTAAGTCGGTATTCAGGCCGGCACGGTGTGGCGTAAGTCGGTATTCAGGCCGGCACGGTGTGGCGTAAGTCGGTATTCAGGCCGGCACGGTGTGGCGTAAGTCGGTATTCAGGCCGGCACGGTGTGAATCAGTCATAGGTCAGACAGAGGTCGGAGCTCACATAGGCCTCCTTTGAGCAGTCACTCTAAAGCAACCGGCTACAGACAAGTCGGGGGAGGTGCATTTGCGACAGCCGAAAGTTGGACACCAATGTGGTTTTCTAACAAGAAGGCTCAGATCAACATGACAGTGTTGCCATTGCTTTAAAAAAACGGAAAAAACATTTTCTTGATAATATCAAAATACACACGTCTCCAACCCCCCAAATCATAGACTCACAAACTGGAATCATGTTTGTAAATTGTATAATCAATTATTGATGAAGAGCCTTAAATATCACATTAATTTACACtttcgttcaaaagtttggggtcacatagaaatgtcctttttgaaagaagagcactttttgtccatttaaaataacatcaagttgatcagaaatacagtgtagacatggttaatgttgtaaatgacgtagctggaaacggcaaaaaaaattgaaactgattttttatggaatatctacataggcgtacagaggcccatttatcagcatccatcactcctgtgttccaatggcacgttgtgttagctaatccaagtttatcattttaaaaggctaattgatcattagaaaacctgaTTAAAGACGcagtaaaactggcctttagacgagttgagtatctggagcatctgcatttgtgggttcgattgcaggctcaaaatggccagaaacaaagaccttctgaaactcatcagtctattcttgttctgagaaattaaggctattccatgcaagaaattgccaagaaactgaatatctcgttcaatgctgtgtactactcccttcacagaacagcgcaaactggccctaaccagaatagaaagaggagtgggaggccccggtgcacaattgagcaagaggacaagtacattagtgtctagtttgagaaacagacacttcACAAGtccaactggcagcttcattaaatagttcccgcaaaacaccagtctcaacagcgAAGAATCAGCCTAATGATTGGCTGACTGTAGAGCCTCCCACTATGCAGGGGATTGGCTGCAGGATTAAGTTGGCGAAGAGCAGCTGTCGACTGCGGTGAACCTGATGACTTTTGATCACCATGATATTTGTCAAGTTCGTGCAGTCGACATTATAGATGCACAATTTTGACAATTTTATCCCGTTAAAGGCGATACTCCCCTTGAAAGGCAGTAACCAATGATGCTCAACGACTTGACAAATGTGATCTGCTCCAACGCACTTACACATTCCAAAAACTAGAAGATGAGTCTTCTAGTTCTCTGATTGCTAGGACCATATCTTTGTGaaccaattttttattttttaaatgatttatgaAGTGAACAACTTTTTGGAGTAAAATGGAGCTGTGCATTTTAAACCTAACTTGCTCTTGCAGGAGGACGGGACACAGCGTGCACgcgtggaggaggagaagaggaaggtgGTGACATCACACTTCCAGGTGAGCCACTAGCATTGTATGTAAAGAAGGGATGAATCTCTAGTCTTTCCTTGATTCTTCTCCCAATGAGTGTTGAGAAGTAGACCAAGAATCAAGAAAGTACTAATGACTTTCACCCCAGGATTAAGCACTTCCTGGTTGTCTATCATGATGTAACatcctctagtgtgtgtgtgtgtgtgtgtgttcccaggtGACTCTGAATGACATCCAGGCCCAGATGGAGCAGCATAACGAGAGGAATGCCAGTCTGAGGCTGGAGAACTCTGAGCTGGCAGAGAAACTCAAGAAACTCATCCAACAGTACGAACTACGAGAGGAGGTGTGTTTTGGAGTGGGGAGACTGGTGGGAGTGGGGAGACTGGTGGGAGTGGGGAGACTGGTGGGAGTGGGGAGACTGGTGGGAGTGGGGAGACTGGTGGGAGTGGGGAGACTGGTGGGAGTGGGGAGACTGGTGGGAGTGTGGTTTGGAGTGGGGGGAGTGTGGTTTGGAGTGGGGGGAGTGTGGTTTGGAGTGGGGAGAGTGTGGTTTGGAGTGGGGAGAGTGTGGTTTGGAGTGGGGAGAGTGTGGTTTGGAGTGGGGAGAGTGTGGTTTGGAGTGGGGGGAGTGTGGTTTGGAGTGGGGGGAGTGTGGTTTGGAGTGGGGGGAGTGTGGTTTGGAGTGGGGGGAGTGTGGTTTGGAGTGGGGGGAGTGTGGTTTGGAGTGGGGGGAGTGTGGTTTGGAGTGGGGAGAGTGTGGTTTGGAGTGGGGAGAGTGTGGTTTGGAGTGGGGAGAGTGTGGTTTGGAGTGGGGAGAGTGTGGTTTGGAGTGGGGAGAGTGTGGTTTGGAGTGGGGAGAGTGTGGTTTGGAGTGGGGAGAGTGTGGTTTGGAGTGGGGAGAGTGTGGTTTGGAGTGGGGAGAGTGTGGTTTGGAGTGGGGAGTGTGTGGTTTGGAGTGGGGAGCAGACAGGAGTGTTGCAGCTCTGCCAGAACGGACATGGACATTTACTTGCATAACTAAAGCACACAAGGTGCAACTGCAGTAAAGGTCTAACGATGTTCTGGTCATGTGAGTATTATAACCCCCTGTCCTCTCTCAGCACATTGACAAGGTGTTCAAGCATAAGGACCTGCAGCAACAGTTGGTGGATGCGAAGCTACAACAGGCTCAGGAGCTGCTCCTAGAGTCTGAGGAccgacatcacagagagaaggaCTTTGTGAGTAACAATTGAACATGGTTGTTTGGTGAACACTCAAGTCAACGTGTTCAACTCAATGACTATATCATGTGGGATtagaaactgggtggttcgagccctgaatgctgattggctgaaagtatACCACgaatatgacaaaacatttacttgtactgctctaattacctttggtaaccagtttataatagcaataaggcaccttgggggtttgtggtatctggccaatataccacggctaagggcttttCTTAGCCATGACGCAACgcccccctcgtgccttattgcttaaatcaAACCCACACCTCTTTATTTTGGTCTTCTGATGTCTCTCCGGCTCTTGAAAGAAGCGGTCGAGTCTCAGACGATGTGTTAGGGTTGATTTCATGttagtctcctcttctctccggcTCTTGAAAGAAGCGGTCGAGTCTCAGACGATGTGTTAGGGTTGATTTCATGttagtctcctcttctctccagctGTTGAAGGAAGCGGTCGAGTCTCAGAGGATGTGTGAGCTGATGAAGCAGCAGGAAGTCCATCTCAAACAACAGGTTTCTATTTAAGAACGCTCTCAGATGCATCCACTCTGTCCCACATCTCTGGTAAACAACCAGCTGGGAAGTTAATGTGTTGGAACTgaccttcctctctttccctgtttCCCCTCCATCCTTTCCCGTCTGCCCATCCAGCTATCCTTATACACAGAGAAGTTTGAGGAGTTCCAGACTACTCTGTCCAAGAGCAATGAGGTGTTCACCACTTTCAAACAAGAGATGGAGAAGGTGAGTGTCTGTCACACATCAGCAGAGATCTCAGAAGATGGTCTGTCTTGGTTGTAGTCCGTGGTCATGTGACCCTGTGGTCatgtgaccctgtgtgtgtgtccgtagaTGACGAAGAAGATCaagaagctggagaaggagaCGACCATGTATCGTTCCAGGTGGGAGAGCAGCAACAAGGCCCTGCTGAACATGGCTGAGGAGGTAGGCTGGGTTTTACTCACTGAACATGGCTGAGGTGGTAGGCTGGGTTTTACTCACTGAACATGGCTGAGGTGGTAGGCTGGGTTTTACTCACTGAACATGGCTGAGGTGGTAGGCTGGGTTTTACTCACTGAACATGGCTGAGGTGGTAGGCTGGGTTTTACTCACTGAACATGGCTGAGGTGGTAGGCTGGGTTTTACTCACTGAACATGGCTGAGGTGGTAGGCTGGGTTTTACTCACTGAACATGGCTGAGGTGGTAGGCTGGGTTTTACTCACTGAACATGGCTGAGGAGGTAGGCTGGGTTTTACTCACTGAACATGGCTGAGGTGGTAGGCTGGGTTTTACTCACTGAACATGGCTGAGGTGGTAGGCTGGGTTTTACTCACCGAACATGGCTGAGGTGGTAGGCTGGGTTTTACTCACCGAACATGGCTGAGGAGGTAGGCTGGGTTTTACTCACCGAACATGGCTGAGGTGGTAGGCTGGGTTTTACTCACTGACCATGGCTGAGGTGGTAGGCTGGGTTTTACTCACTGAACATGGCTGAGGTGGTAGGCTGGGTTTTACTCACTGAACATGGCTGAGGTGGTAGGCTGGGTTTTACTCACTGAACATGGCTGAGGTGGTAGGCTGGGTTTTACTCACTGAACATGGCTGAGGTGGTAGGCTGGGTTTTACTCACTGAACATGGCTGAGGTGGTAGGCTGGGTTTTACTCACTGAACATGGCTGAGGTGGTAGGCTGGGTTTTACTCACTGAACATGGCTGAGGTGGTAGGCTGGGTTTTACTCACTGAACATGGCTGAGGTGGTAGGCTGGGTTTTACTCACTGAACATGGCTGAGGTGGTAGGCTGGGTTTTACTCACTGAACATGGCTGAGGAGGTAGGCTGGGTTTTACTCACTGAACATGGCTGAGGAGGTAGGCTGGGTTTTACTCACTGAACATGGCTGAGGTGGTAGGCTGGTTTTTACTCACTGAACATGGCTGAGGAGGTAGGCTGGGTTTTACTCACTGAACATGGCTGAGGAGGTAGGCTGGGTTTTACTCACTGAACATGGCTGAGGAGGTAGGCTGGGTTTTATTCACTGAACATGGCTGAGGTGGTAGGCTGGGTTTTACTCACTGAACATGGCTGAGGTGGTAGGCTGAGTTTTACTCACTGAACATGGCTGAGGAGGTAGGCTGAGTTTTACTCACTGAACATGGCTGAGGAGGTAGGCTGGGTTTTACTCACTGAACATGGCTGAGGAGGTAGGCTGGGTTTTACTCACTGAACATGGCTGAGGTGGTAGGCTGGGTTTTACTCACTGAACATGGCTGAGGTGGTAGGCTGGGTTTTACTCACTGAACATGGCTGAGGTGGTAGGCTGGGTTTTACTCACTGAACATGGCTGAGGTGGTAGGCTGGGTTTTACTCACTGAACATGGCTGAGGTGGTAGGCTGGGTTTTACTCACTGAACATGGCTGAGGAGGTAGGCTGGGTTTTACTCACTGAACATGGCTGAGGAGGTAGGCTGGGTTTTACTCACTGAACATGGCTGAGGAGGTAGGCTGGGTTTTATTCACTGAACATGGCTGAGGTGGTAGGCTTGGTTTTACTCACTGAACATGGCTGAGGTGGTAGACTGGGTTTTACTCACCGAACATGGCTGAGGAGGTAGGCTGGGTTTTACTCACCGAACATGGCTGAGGAGGTAGGCTGGGTTTTACTCACTGAACATGGCTGAGGAGGTAGGCTGGGTTTTACTCACCGAACATGGCTGAGGAGGTAGGCTGGGTTTTATTCACTGAATGGGGCCTTTTCTATTGGTGTGTctgtattttgtgttttgttggGAAAAGTGCACGATATACACTCAAGTGTATGGAACATTaggaacattcttgatacacacaggaaactgttgagtgccaaaatcccagcagcgttgtagttcttgacacaaaccggtgcgcctggcacctactccATAACCCAGaacttaaatatatatttttttgcccattcaccctctgaatggcacatatacacattccatgtctcaattgtctcaaggttgaAAAATCAtttttaaccagtctcctccccttcacctacactgattttgaagtggatataacaagtgacatcaataagggatcatcaggtgaatccaggtgaaatgtCATGGGGAgaggaggtgttcttaatgttttgtacactaagtgTCAGTTTGTATCTGTTTTCTGTAGAAAACTCTGCAGGACCGTGAGTTCGACAGCCTCCAGGGGAAGGTAGGGAAGTTGGAAAAGCTTTGCCGGGCGCTGCAGCAAGAACGCAACGAACTCAGCAAGAAGGTTCAGGGCCCCGGCCCCGGGGACGACGACAGCCCAGGGGTTGAATCCCCTTCCCTACCGCCCACAGACTCCCAGGAGACTAGCCCAGACCccgacaccaccaccaccacccctagcTCCCCAATACCCTGCTCCCACGGCTGCCACTGCGGCCCAGAGTTGGACACTGAGAACCAGGCCTGTGCAGCCACCCTCACTGCCCAGGAATGAGACCTCTTGCCTGGGCAACACCGTTCAGTCTCCCTTTCACTGACCGATTACCAACTACCAGCCTGCAAGCCAAGCCACTATTTATGTGGGAGTTAAGAGTGTGGGTCTGTATGATTTCCCCCAGAGTTAGATAAAGTTGtaccctaaccacagatctaggatcagattccctTACGTCCAACTTAAAACCAATAGGACGGTGCAAGAACATCTGACCCTGGATCTGTAGTCAGTTAGCAGCTTCTACCTACTCTGGTGGCTCCTGGAGAGTtgaaggtgatgatgatgatgatggtgtcaGTCAGGGACGATTATTGGAGGTTCTTCATCCTGCGTGTTTTGTTTTTTGGTCTTTTTTAAAATGTTCCTTTTGAGAACTCTAGTACACATGTTCATGGAAATCACAGCTTTTATGCCAGGCAAAGCAAGCTAAAAAGAAAgaggcttcatcccaaatggcaccctattccctatatagtgcactactttagaccagagccctatggaaccctattccctatatagtgcactactttagaccagagctctatggaaccctattccctatatagtgcactactttagaccagagccctatggaaccctattccctatatagtgcactactttagaccagagctctatggaaccctattccctatatagtgcactactttagcccagagctctatggaaccctattccctatatagtgcactactttagaccagagccctatggaaccctatcccctatatagtgcactactttagaccagagccctatggaaccctattccctatatagtgcactactttagaccagagctctatggaaccctattccctatatagtgcactactttag of the Oncorhynchus kisutch isolate 150728-3 linkage group LG17, Okis_V2, whole genome shotgun sequence genome contains:
- the LOC109907124 gene encoding alpha-taxilin, coding for MKKQDTEESATQGSDAAPPPGTGEIEGSTAAKYVTDTVSPKDVIDTVSPNEPDRPSQIDGAESSVGEVSAVPNTAESAALPAVPPVEEPAFVPVPTVADPVPVPVSTIADPVPVSTVADPVPVSTIADPVPVSTIADPVPVSTAAEGVSSQCDMAEELSRQLEDILNTYCLEDNGEDGVNLPNGQSHGPVLNGLANEKELDVKPEDVKVNACGAEKEKAKTQDKKKVKGLGKEITLLMQTLNTLSTPEEKLAGLCKKYADLLEEQRNSQKQMRVLQKKQSQLVQETDHLKKEHSKAILARSKLESLCRELQRHNRTLKEDGTQRARVEEEKRKVVTSHFQVTLNDIQAQMEQHNERNASLRLENSELAEKLKKLIQQYELREEHIDKVFKHKDLQQQLVDAKLQQAQELLLESEDRHHREKDFLLKEAVESQRMCELMKQQEVHLKQQLSLYTEKFEEFQTTLSKSNEVFTTFKQEMEKMTKKIKKLEKETTMYRSRWESSNKALLNMAEEKTLQDREFDSLQGKVGKLEKLCRALQQERNELSKKVQGPGPGDDDSPGVESPSLPPTDSQETSPDPDTTTTTPSSPIPCSHGCHCGPELDTENQACAATLTAQE